A region of Diceros bicornis minor isolate mBicDic1 chromosome 31, mDicBic1.mat.cur, whole genome shotgun sequence DNA encodes the following proteins:
- the API5 gene encoding apoptosis inhibitor 5 isoform X3, translated as MPSVEELYRNYGILADATEQVGQHKEAYQVILDGVKGGTKEKRLAAQFIPKFFKHFPELADSAINAQLDLCEDEDVSIRRQAIKELPQFATGENLPRVADILTQLLQTDDSAEFNLVNNALLSIFKMDAKGTLGGLFSQILQGEDIVRERAIKFLSTKLKTLPDEVLTKEVEELILTESKKVLEDVTGEEFVLFMKILSGLKSLQTVSGRQQLVELVAEQADLEQTFNPSDPDCVDRLLQCTRQAVPLFSKNVHSTRFVTYFCEQVLPNLSSLTTPVEGLDIQLEVLKLLAEMSSFCGDMEKLETNLRKLFDKLLEYMPLPPEEAENGENAGNEEPKLQFSYVECLLYSFHQLGRKLPDFLTAKLNAEKLKDFKIRLQYFARGLQVYIRQLRLALQGKTGEALKTEENKIKVVALKITNNINVLIKDLFHIPPSYKSTVTLSWKPVQKVEIGQKRANEDTTSGSPPKKSPAGPKRDARQIYNPPSGKYSSNLGNFNYERSLQGK; from the exons ATGCCGAGCGTGGAGGAGCTTTACCGCAACTATGGCATCCTGGCCGATGCCACGGAGCAAGTGGGCCAG caTAAAGAGGCCTATCAAGTGATATTGGATGGTGTGAAAGGTGGTACCAAGGAAAAAAGATTAGCAGCTCAGTTTATTCCGAAATTCTTTAAGCATTTTCCAGAATTGGCTGATTCTGCTATCAATGCACAGTTAGACCTCTGTGAGGACGAAGACGTATCA ATTCGACGGCAAGCAATTAAAGAGCTGCCTCAGTTTGCCACTGGAGAAAATCTTCCCCGAGTGGCAGATATACTAACCCAACTTTTACAGACAG ATGACTCTGCAGAATTTAACTTAGTGAACAACGCCCTGTTAAGTATATTTAAGATGGATGCAAAAG GGACTTTAGGTGGCCTGTTCAGCCAAATACTTCAAGGAGAGGACATTGTTAGAGAACGAGCAATCAAATTCCTTTCTACAAAACTGAAGACTTTACCAGATGAAGTCTTAACAAAGGAAGTAGAGGAACTTATACTAACTGAATCTAAAAAG GTCCTGGAAGATGTGACTGGTGAAGAATTTGTCTTGTTCATGAAGATACTGTCTGGGTTAAAAAGCTTACAGACAGTGAGTGGAAGACAGCAACTCGTAGAGTTGGTGGCTGAACAGGCAGACCTAGAACAAACCTTCAATCCCTCAGACCCGGACTGTGTGGACAGGCTATTACAGTGCACTCGGCAGGCGGTACCCCTCTTCTCT AAAAATGTGCATTCCACAAGGTTTGTGACTTATTTCTGTGAGCAGGTTCTCCCTAACCTCAGTTCCTTGACTACCCCAGTGGAAGGTCTCGATATACAGTTGGAG GTATTGAAACTGTTGGCAGAGATGAGTTCATTTTGTGGTGACATGGAAAAGCTAGAAACAAATTTAAGGAAACTGTTTGATAAGTTATTG GAGTACATGCCTCTCCCTCCAGAAGAAGCAGAAAATGGGGAGAATGCTGGTAATGAAGAACCCAAGCTACAGTTCAGTTATGTGGAATGTTTGCTGTATAGTTTTCACCAGCTGGGCCGAAAACTTCCAGATTTCTTAACGGCCAAACTGAACGCAGAAAAGCTCAAAGATTTCAAAATCAG GCTGCAGTATTTTGCACGGGGCCTACAGGTTTATATTAGACAACTTCGCTTGGCTCTCCAGGGTAAAACGGGTGAGGCCTTAAAAACAGAAGAG AACAAGATTAAAGTTGTTGCAttgaaaataacaaataatatcAATGTTTTAATCAAG GACCTATTCCACATTCCTCCTTCTTATAAGAGCACAGTAACATTATCCTGGAAACCTGTACAGAAGGTTGAGATCgg GCAAAAGAGAGCCAATGAAGATACAACTTCTGGTTCACCACCCAAGAAGTCTCCAGCAGGACCAAAAAGGGATGCCAGGCAGATTTATAATCCTCCTAGCGGGAAATATAGCAGCAATTTGGGCAACTTTAATTATG
- the API5 gene encoding apoptosis inhibitor 5 isoform X1, which yields MPSVEELYRNYGILADATEQVGQHKEAYQVILDGVKGGTKEKRLAAQFIPKFFKHFPELADSAINAQLDLCEDEDVSIRRQAIKELPQFATGENLPRVADILTQLLQTDDSAEFNLVNNALLSIFKMDAKGTLGGLFSQILQGEDIVRERAIKFLSTKLKTLPDEVLTKEVEELILTESKKVLEDVTGEEFVLFMKILSGLKSLQTVSGRQQLVELVAEQADLEQTFNPSDPDCVDRLLQCTRQAVPLFSKNVHSTRFVTYFCEQVLPNLSSLTTPVEGLDIQLEVLKLLAEMSSFCGDMEKLETNLRKLFDKLLEYMPLPPEEAENGENAGNEEPKLQFSYVECLLYSFHQLGRKLPDFLTAKLNAEKLKDFKIRLQYFARGLQVYIRQLRLALQGKTGEALKTEENKIKVVALKITNNINVLIKDLFHIPPSYKSTVTLSWKPVQKVEIGQKRANEDTTSGSPPKKSPAGPKRDARQIYNPPSGKYSSNLGNFNYEQRGAFRGSRGGRGWGARGNRSRGRLY from the exons ATGCCGAGCGTGGAGGAGCTTTACCGCAACTATGGCATCCTGGCCGATGCCACGGAGCAAGTGGGCCAG caTAAAGAGGCCTATCAAGTGATATTGGATGGTGTGAAAGGTGGTACCAAGGAAAAAAGATTAGCAGCTCAGTTTATTCCGAAATTCTTTAAGCATTTTCCAGAATTGGCTGATTCTGCTATCAATGCACAGTTAGACCTCTGTGAGGACGAAGACGTATCA ATTCGACGGCAAGCAATTAAAGAGCTGCCTCAGTTTGCCACTGGAGAAAATCTTCCCCGAGTGGCAGATATACTAACCCAACTTTTACAGACAG ATGACTCTGCAGAATTTAACTTAGTGAACAACGCCCTGTTAAGTATATTTAAGATGGATGCAAAAG GGACTTTAGGTGGCCTGTTCAGCCAAATACTTCAAGGAGAGGACATTGTTAGAGAACGAGCAATCAAATTCCTTTCTACAAAACTGAAGACTTTACCAGATGAAGTCTTAACAAAGGAAGTAGAGGAACTTATACTAACTGAATCTAAAAAG GTCCTGGAAGATGTGACTGGTGAAGAATTTGTCTTGTTCATGAAGATACTGTCTGGGTTAAAAAGCTTACAGACAGTGAGTGGAAGACAGCAACTCGTAGAGTTGGTGGCTGAACAGGCAGACCTAGAACAAACCTTCAATCCCTCAGACCCGGACTGTGTGGACAGGCTATTACAGTGCACTCGGCAGGCGGTACCCCTCTTCTCT AAAAATGTGCATTCCACAAGGTTTGTGACTTATTTCTGTGAGCAGGTTCTCCCTAACCTCAGTTCCTTGACTACCCCAGTGGAAGGTCTCGATATACAGTTGGAG GTATTGAAACTGTTGGCAGAGATGAGTTCATTTTGTGGTGACATGGAAAAGCTAGAAACAAATTTAAGGAAACTGTTTGATAAGTTATTG GAGTACATGCCTCTCCCTCCAGAAGAAGCAGAAAATGGGGAGAATGCTGGTAATGAAGAACCCAAGCTACAGTTCAGTTATGTGGAATGTTTGCTGTATAGTTTTCACCAGCTGGGCCGAAAACTTCCAGATTTCTTAACGGCCAAACTGAACGCAGAAAAGCTCAAAGATTTCAAAATCAG GCTGCAGTATTTTGCACGGGGCCTACAGGTTTATATTAGACAACTTCGCTTGGCTCTCCAGGGTAAAACGGGTGAGGCCTTAAAAACAGAAGAG AACAAGATTAAAGTTGTTGCAttgaaaataacaaataatatcAATGTTTTAATCAAG GACCTATTCCACATTCCTCCTTCTTATAAGAGCACAGTAACATTATCCTGGAAACCTGTACAGAAGGTTGAGATCgg GCAAAAGAGAGCCAATGAAGATACAACTTCTGGTTCACCACCCAAGAAGTCTCCAGCAGGACCAAAAAGGGATGCCAGGCAGATTTATAATCCTCCTAGCGGGAAATATAGCAGCAATTTGGGCAACTTTAATTATG
- the API5 gene encoding apoptosis inhibitor 5 isoform X2, protein MPSVEELYRNYGILADATEQVGQHKEAYQVILDGVKGGTKEKRLAAQFIPKFFKHFPELADSAINAQLDLCEDEDVSIRRQAIKELPQFATGENLPRVADILTQLLQTDDSAEFNLVNNALLSIFKMDAKGTLGGLFSQILQGEDIVRERAIKFLSTKLKTLPDEVLTKEVEELILTESKKVLEDVTGEEFVLFMKILSGLKSLQTVSGRQQLVELVAEQADLEQTFNPSDPDCVDRLLQCTRQAVPLFSKNVHSTRFVTYFCEQVLPNLSSLTTPVEGLDIQLEVLKLLAEMSSFCGDMEKLETNLRKLFDKLLEYMPLPPEEAENGENAGNEEPKLQFSYVECLLYSFHQLGRKLPDFLTAKLNAEKLKDFKIRLQYFARGLQVYIRQLRLALQGKTGEALKTEENKIKVVALKITNNINVLIKDLFHIPPSYKSTVTLSWKPVQKVEIGQKRANEDTTSGSPPKKSPAGPKRDARQIYNPPSGKYSSNLGNFNYDPSKEEWTKISLTQPLHLA, encoded by the exons ATGCCGAGCGTGGAGGAGCTTTACCGCAACTATGGCATCCTGGCCGATGCCACGGAGCAAGTGGGCCAG caTAAAGAGGCCTATCAAGTGATATTGGATGGTGTGAAAGGTGGTACCAAGGAAAAAAGATTAGCAGCTCAGTTTATTCCGAAATTCTTTAAGCATTTTCCAGAATTGGCTGATTCTGCTATCAATGCACAGTTAGACCTCTGTGAGGACGAAGACGTATCA ATTCGACGGCAAGCAATTAAAGAGCTGCCTCAGTTTGCCACTGGAGAAAATCTTCCCCGAGTGGCAGATATACTAACCCAACTTTTACAGACAG ATGACTCTGCAGAATTTAACTTAGTGAACAACGCCCTGTTAAGTATATTTAAGATGGATGCAAAAG GGACTTTAGGTGGCCTGTTCAGCCAAATACTTCAAGGAGAGGACATTGTTAGAGAACGAGCAATCAAATTCCTTTCTACAAAACTGAAGACTTTACCAGATGAAGTCTTAACAAAGGAAGTAGAGGAACTTATACTAACTGAATCTAAAAAG GTCCTGGAAGATGTGACTGGTGAAGAATTTGTCTTGTTCATGAAGATACTGTCTGGGTTAAAAAGCTTACAGACAGTGAGTGGAAGACAGCAACTCGTAGAGTTGGTGGCTGAACAGGCAGACCTAGAACAAACCTTCAATCCCTCAGACCCGGACTGTGTGGACAGGCTATTACAGTGCACTCGGCAGGCGGTACCCCTCTTCTCT AAAAATGTGCATTCCACAAGGTTTGTGACTTATTTCTGTGAGCAGGTTCTCCCTAACCTCAGTTCCTTGACTACCCCAGTGGAAGGTCTCGATATACAGTTGGAG GTATTGAAACTGTTGGCAGAGATGAGTTCATTTTGTGGTGACATGGAAAAGCTAGAAACAAATTTAAGGAAACTGTTTGATAAGTTATTG GAGTACATGCCTCTCCCTCCAGAAGAAGCAGAAAATGGGGAGAATGCTGGTAATGAAGAACCCAAGCTACAGTTCAGTTATGTGGAATGTTTGCTGTATAGTTTTCACCAGCTGGGCCGAAAACTTCCAGATTTCTTAACGGCCAAACTGAACGCAGAAAAGCTCAAAGATTTCAAAATCAG GCTGCAGTATTTTGCACGGGGCCTACAGGTTTATATTAGACAACTTCGCTTGGCTCTCCAGGGTAAAACGGGTGAGGCCTTAAAAACAGAAGAG AACAAGATTAAAGTTGTTGCAttgaaaataacaaataatatcAATGTTTTAATCAAG GACCTATTCCACATTCCTCCTTCTTATAAGAGCACAGTAACATTATCCTGGAAACCTGTACAGAAGGTTGAGATCgg GCAAAAGAGAGCCAATGAAGATACAACTTCTGGTTCACCACCCAAGAAGTCTCCAGCAGGACCAAAAAGGGATGCCAGGCAGATTTATAATCCTCCTAGCGGGAAATATAGCAGCAATTTGGGCAACTTTAATTATG